From a single Nicotiana tabacum cultivar K326 chromosome 8, ASM71507v2, whole genome shotgun sequence genomic region:
- the LOC107764444 gene encoding protein DOG1-like 4: MYKQKGKLSGFHQFHEEWHEQLRELVQQLKKAPRPATNQEQHELHTHLVQKFTSHYYEYYRVKSMAAKNDILHIFSAPWSNSLERSLYWIAGWRPTTAFHIIYTKSSILFESPIVDILRGFGNGDLGDLSPNQLSRLSEFQYETVQQENAITEQLSDWQDSGNAIIGTMGDVDGKMGRLVEILEKADQLRMKTIENLLQLLTAQQAAEFLILAAHLLFGIRGWGVNHDRQRAEG; encoded by the exons ATGtataaacaaaaaggaaaactgaGTGGTTTCCATCAATTCCACGAAGAATGGCATGAACAACTCCGGGAACTTGTCCAACAACTAAAGAAAGCCCCAAGACCTGCAACTAACCAAGAACAACACGAATTGCACACACATCTAGTCCAAAAATTCACTTCCCATTACTACGAATATTACCGTGTCAAGTCCATGGCTGCCAAAAATGACATACTCCATATATTCAGTGCACCATGGTCTAATTCTCTAGAGAGATCTTTATATTGGATTGCTGGTTGGCGACCGACTACTGCTTTCCACATTATTTACACTAAATCCAGCATCCTTTTTGAGTCTCCAATCGTTGATATCCTTCGTGGGTTCGGTAACGGTGACCTTGGGGATCTTTCACCTAATCAGCTTAGTCGGCTCAGTGAGTTTCAGTACGAAACCGTCCAGCAAGAAAATGCTATCACTGAACAACTCTCAGATTGGCAG GATAGTGGAAATGCTATAATTGGAACCATGGGAGACGTTGATGGCAAGATGGGAAGGCTGGTGGAGATATTAGAGAAAGCAGATCAACTGAGGATGAAGACTATTGAGAACTTGCTTCAGCTTTTAACAGCACAACAAGCGGCGGAGTTCCTAATTTTAGCAGCGCACTTGCTCTTTGGCATCCGTGGTTGGGGAGTCAATCACGACCGTCAACGAGCAGAAGGATGA